The Ooceraea biroi isolate clonal line C1 chromosome 11, Obir_v5.4, whole genome shotgun sequence genome includes a region encoding these proteins:
- the LOC105274621 gene encoding sarcoplasmic calcium-binding protein 1, protein MAYSWDNRVNFIVKFLYDIDNNGWLDKHDFECMALRMTLIEGKGEFNYNRYRENLHVMLSLWEEITDLADFDKDGVVTIEEFKRAVQNSCVGRSYNDFPQAMKMFIDSHFKILDMNEDGVIGAEEFRYDCVSRIAVDNVDVLDKAYQSLLNDDDRRRGGLTLSRYQELYAQFLGNPDDNCPAIYLFGPIGQES, encoded by the exons ATGGCCTACAGCTGGGATAATCGCGTCAATTTCATAGTAAAGTTCCTGTATG ACATAGATAACAACGGGTGGTTGGATAAACACGATTTTGAATGCATGGCATTGAGAATGACGTTGATCGAAGGCAAGGGCGAATTCAATTACAATCGCTACCGAGAGAACCTGCACGTCATGCTCTCGCTGTGGGAGGAGATAACCGACCTGGCAGATTTCGACAAG GATGGCGTCGTAACGATAGAAGAGTTCAAAAGAGCCGTGCAAAATAGTTGCGTGGGTCGCTCCTACAACGATTTTCCCCAAGCCATGAAGATGTTCATCGATAGCCACTTCAAGATACTCGACATGAACG AGGATGGCGTAATTGGTGCCGAAGAATTTCGATACGATTGCGTTTCAAGGATTGCCGTCGATAACGTAGACGTCCTTGACAAAGCTTACCAGAGTCTTCTGAAC GATGATGACAGGAGGCGGGGTGGATTAACTCTGTCGCGTTACCAGGAATTATACGCACAATTTCTCGGTAACCCCGATGACAACTGCCCGGCGATCTATCTCTTCGGACCGATCGGGCAAGAATCGTAA